A genomic region of Phragmites australis chromosome 2, lpPhrAust1.1, whole genome shotgun sequence contains the following coding sequences:
- the LOC133909760 gene encoding rapid alkalinization factor-like gives MAHPFRAAVLLVLLAVSVAALAAPASASTGVKGASDLGQLGAVVMRRGGRACRGTVGECMEYFDVDAEGGDDVAAMVTGKRRVLQGGSGYIGYDALRRNSVPCSQRGASYYNCQPGAEANPYTRGCSQITQCRG, from the coding sequence ATGGCTCATCCGTTCCGCGCCGCCGTCCTTCTTGTCCTCCTGGCCGTGTCCGtcgccgcgctcgccgcgcCGGCGTCGGCGTCCACGGGCGTGAAGGGCGCTAGCGACCTGGGCCAGCTGGGCGCGGTCGTGatgcggcgcggcgggcgggcgTGCCGTGGCACGGTGGGCGAGTGCATGGAGTACTTCGACGTGGACGCGGAGGGCGGGGACGACGTCGCGGCCATGGTCACCGGCAAGCGTCGGGTGCTGCAGGGCGGGTCCGGGTACATCGGCTACGACGCGCTGCGGCGGAACAGCGTGCCGTGCTCGCAGCGCGGGGCCTCCTACTACAACTGCCAGCCCGGCGCCGAGGCCAACCCCTACACCCGCGGCTGCAGCCAGATCACCCAGTGCAGGGGCTAG